The Cydia splendana chromosome 2, ilCydSple1.2, whole genome shotgun sequence nucleotide sequence AGTCATCAGAGTGAGAGTGGGGGTGATTATGGTGATGATGTTTCTTGATAATCTTGACTTTCCTCTTGTAGGGTTCAGAAGGTTTTCTTGGATCTCTTCTAGGATCCTCATAAGCTGGATCAGGAGAGTAGAAAGGCATGACAATGACTGGAAGTTTGGCTGATGGAGGACCACCGAGCACTGGCATGCCCATGGGCATTCCAGGTAAACCCATAGGCATGGGACCCATGGGTAGCGGTGGACTCATTCCCGTGGGCATTGGAGGCATTCCCATAGGCATTGAAGGCATTCCCATAGGCATTGGTGGAGGGAAGGGAGCAGGCAGAGGCTTTTCTGGGCTAGGGGCAGGATTCTCTGGATTTGCTGGTGGGCCAGGCATGaaaggaggaaacagaggaggcAAGGGTGGTGCCTGAAAAGGCTGGCTGGTCATCTTGCAATGCATTGGTAGAGTTTGAGGGAGGAATTGGAAGTTGGTCGGACATGGTGGCAGTTCAGGCTCAGGGTCTTTGGCGAAGACTGCCGTAAAGCTTACCAGTATTACGTAGGAGCGCAGTTTCCTGGCCATTTTAATCTATGAAAAAGAGGATAAAATTTATGAGATGTGGCGTAAAAAATTTGATGATTTTTCATTAAGTATAGATACTGTACGTATTTCACGTTCTACTGACattacatatatacctacttaattacttaTGTAAACTATTTTTAATGAGCACAAATGATGCACAAATACCTATACCAGAGTTTAAAATTACCATGATGATGAACTACTAAATTTTTTCAAACATACCTTATCAATACCATTAAATTCGAGACGACTTTTTTTCACACCGTACCTAACTTAAGACTCGTCTATTTATCCCAATTGCTCTCTCCAAAGCGTTTCTTGAAATGCGTATATGCAATGAGCCGCTTTTATGTAAATCAAAAATCATGAGGCCAGGTGGCCAGGGGACAATAAGTCGATAACGTAAGATTTACATAATCAAGCATACAATGTGCTTATTGTCGATTTGGCTTACGTAAATTGGGATTATAGGATCTATAAGTGTACGATATATGTACACTTATAGACTGACTTAGTCATGTCAAGGGGCCATTTACAAAACTGCCTAGGAAACCAGCATAACTTTGACCGATACATGATGGTAGCTGCTAAAAGTCTAGATGTCTATTATGCTCTTAGTTAATACACGTTTGTCGTTTTGTGAATATTACGTCTTAGGAACGAATATGTATGTTTGTATATAGGCATGTTACATATATGAACTTACATAATAATCTCATTGTGTCGAGTTAAAATTACGCTATTTAACAGCACGTATTATCGGTTTTCCTTAGTCGCGTCCGAATTTTGATTGACTTCGCTAGTTCTTGCCGCACAGTGTTTGATGTatgatatagtttgatatgacaactatattcattaaaatatcaAGGTAAGTATGTAGCCTATCTCACGGCCTatctgtgtaatttttttttattatatctgTAGATAGTCTATAAGATGTTTAAGAATATCTACTTCTTAAATATCTTCTCATATTCCAAATCATGACTTTGTACACAACGTGAAGCGTGAAATATCAAGGCCTTAAAGTAAACCACTGCATATTTTCAGATGAACCTCCACCATGTCACGCTATTCATGACACTCCGCGTGATCCACACGCAAGCCCAGTTCCCAATGCAGTTCCCTTCAGCAATGCCCATGCCAATGGGCATGCCACCCATGCCAATGCAAATGCCAATCGTCGGCCCGCCACAACTGCCAAGCGTTGTAATGCCATACCATTCCCGCACAGCCGATAAATTTAGAGAGAAACCAAGGAAGCCAAAAAGGTCAAAGAAACCGAAAAAGAAAAGACCAAAAAAGAAACGTTACGAATCGGAATCCGATTCAGACAGTTCTGATGATAGTCGATCTACGTCTGGGTCTGAAAGTCTTGAAATTAATCTAACCCGTAGATCTAAAGATCACAAGAGAAGACGTGAGGTCCTCACGCCTGTGGTGTCTTACGTGACCAATGATGGATATGTGATATATCAGAAAAAGATAAAGAAGGATCGGGCTAAGGACTGGTTGGAGTTGGGAAAGAAATCGGATCCTAATGCGCTGGAAATCAATGATAATGAGAGTGATGAGGTTGAGGGGAAGGATTCGGTTCGGAAG carries:
- the LOC134806136 gene encoding ribonuclease 3-like gives rise to the protein MARKLRSYVILVSFTAVFAKDPEPELPPCPTNFQFLPQTLPMHCKMTSQPFQAPPLPPLFPPFMPGPPANPENPAPSPEKPLPAPFPPPMPMGMPSMPMGMPPMPTGMSPPLPMGPMPMGLPGMPMGMPVLGGPPSAKLPVIVMPFYSPDPAYEDPRRDPRKPSEPYKRKVKIIKKHHHHNHPHSHSDDSGSDTDTSSSSDTDSSDSDRERWNWKNRRSMRRHKKIRHARKQDYLTPVLQYVSKDGFVIFEKSISKDEAKDWLGDNKGPNEETGSVNRPQETNNKYGTVEDETTPNKNVNTKDWSKEADHKDVIKKIQVRQRKARQKEIQQGMKHKQQVQQQ